From one Trifolium pratense cultivar HEN17-A07 linkage group LG1, ARS_RC_1.1, whole genome shotgun sequence genomic stretch:
- the LOC123902652 gene encoding probable inactive purple acid phosphatase 16 isoform X3, giving the protein MVGSTWKTTLLRPLLFLSLLSSIIGKSSSSSNHHHQTTIRFKMAPPDAAAERQITMRREGAAFKVALFSDLHFGEDAWTNWGPLQDIHSLKVMNTVLDYENPDFVIYLGDVITANNIMIENASLYWDQATSPARNRGIPWASVFGNHDDASFEWPLDWFSAPGIPPIHCTQTSSISYSVEEEECSFRGTGRLELMKNEIKHNASFSSYGPRRLWPSVSNYVLQVSSPDEPQSPVAFLYFLDSGGGSYPEVISSGQTEWFQKKAQEINADSRVPEIIFWHIPSKAYKAAAPKFSIRKPCVGSINKEKVAAQEAETGIMDFLAKRTSVKAIFVGHNHGLDWCCPYKKLWLCYARHTGYGGYGDWPRGARILEITHKPFSLRSWIRMEDGNVHSEVVLS; this is encoded by the exons ATGGTTGGAAGCACATGGAAGACGACGCTTTTACGACCCTTGTTGTTTCTCTCTCTGTTATCCTCCATCATAGGAAAATCCTCTTCATCATCCAATCATCACCACCAAACAACCATACGATTCAAAATGGCTCCACCTGATGCTGCTGCGGAGAGGCAGATTACGATGCGAAGAGAAGGTGCAGCTTTTAAGGTTGCACTCTTTTCTGATCTTCATTTTGGGGAGGATGCGTGGACGAATTGGGGACCACTTCAAGATATACACTCTCTCAAGGTCATGAATACTGTGCTTGATTATGAAAATCCAG ATTTTGTAATTTATCTTGGTGATGTCATTACTGCTAACAATATTATGATTGAAAATGCAAGTTTGTATTGGGATCAAGCAACCTCTCCAGCAAGAAATAGGGGCATACCTTGGGCTAGTGTATTTGGAAATCATGATGATGCTTCATTTGAGTGGCCATTGGACTGGTTCTCTGCTCCTGGAATTCCTCCAATTCACTGTACTCAAACCAGTAGTATTTCATATTCAG tagaagaagaagaatgcaGCTTCAGAGGAACAGGAAGATTGGAGTTGATGAAAAATGAGATCAAGCACAATGCATCATTTTCTAGCTACGGTCCAAGAAGACTTTGGCCTAGTGTATCAAATTATGTCCTTCAAGTTTCGTCGCCAGATGAGCCGCAATCACCGGTGGCTTTCCTCTACTTCCTAGATTCCGGTGGTGGTTCCTATCCAGAAGTCATATCTAGTGGCCAaacagaatggtttcagaagaaAGCTCAAGAAATTAATGCCGACTCCAG GGTTCCTGAGATAATTTTCTGGCATATACCAAGTAAGGCCTATAAGGCGGCGGCTCCCAAGTTCAGCATACGAAAGCCTTGTGTTGGTTCAATCAACAAGGAAAAAGTTGCAGCTCAAGAAGCTGAAACCGGTATCATGGATTTTCTTGCGAAAAGAACTTCTGTCAAG GCAATATTTGTTGGACACAACCATGGATTGGATTGGTGCTGCCCATACAAGAAACTATGGCTATGCTATGCTAGGCACACTGGCTATGGTGGCTATGGCGATTGGCCTAGAGGAGCTAGAATTTTAGAGATCACTCACAAACCCTTTTCTCTCCGATCATGGATAAGGATGGAGGATGGCAATGTCCACAGTGAAGTTGTCTTGAGCTGA
- the LOC123902652 gene encoding probable inactive purple acid phosphatase 16 isoform X2 has product MVGSTWKTTLLRPLLFLSLLSSIIGKSSSSSNHHHQTTIRFKMAPPDAAAERQITMRREGAAFKVALFSDLHFGEDAWTNWGPLQDIHSLKVMNTVLDYENPDFVIYLGDVITANNIMIENASLYWDQATSPARNRGIPWASVFGNHDDASFEWPLDWFSAPGIPPIHCTQTSSISYSEEECSFRGTGRLELMKNEIKHNASFSSYGPRRLWPSVSNYVLQVSSPDEPQSPVAFLYFLDSGGGSYPEVISSGQTEWFQKKAQEINADSRVPEIIFWHIPSKAYKAAAPKFSIRKPCVGSINKEKVAAQEAETGIMDFLAKRTSVKAIFVGHNHGLDWCCPYKKLWLCYARHTGYGGYGDWPRGARILEITHKPFSLRSWIRMEDGNVHSEVVLS; this is encoded by the exons ATGGTTGGAAGCACATGGAAGACGACGCTTTTACGACCCTTGTTGTTTCTCTCTCTGTTATCCTCCATCATAGGAAAATCCTCTTCATCATCCAATCATCACCACCAAACAACCATACGATTCAAAATGGCTCCACCTGATGCTGCTGCGGAGAGGCAGATTACGATGCGAAGAGAAGGTGCAGCTTTTAAGGTTGCACTCTTTTCTGATCTTCATTTTGGGGAGGATGCGTGGACGAATTGGGGACCACTTCAAGATATACACTCTCTCAAGGTCATGAATACTGTGCTTGATTATGAAAATCCAG ATTTTGTAATTTATCTTGGTGATGTCATTACTGCTAACAATATTATGATTGAAAATGCAAGTTTGTATTGGGATCAAGCAACCTCTCCAGCAAGAAATAGGGGCATACCTTGGGCTAGTGTATTTGGAAATCATGATGATGCTTCATTTGAGTGGCCATTGGACTGGTTCTCTGCTCCTGGAATTCCTCCAATTCACTGTACTCAAACCAGTAGTATTTCATATTCAG aagaagaatgcaGCTTCAGAGGAACAGGAAGATTGGAGTTGATGAAAAATGAGATCAAGCACAATGCATCATTTTCTAGCTACGGTCCAAGAAGACTTTGGCCTAGTGTATCAAATTATGTCCTTCAAGTTTCGTCGCCAGATGAGCCGCAATCACCGGTGGCTTTCCTCTACTTCCTAGATTCCGGTGGTGGTTCCTATCCAGAAGTCATATCTAGTGGCCAaacagaatggtttcagaagaaAGCTCAAGAAATTAATGCCGACTCCAG GGTTCCTGAGATAATTTTCTGGCATATACCAAGTAAGGCCTATAAGGCGGCGGCTCCCAAGTTCAGCATACGAAAGCCTTGTGTTGGTTCAATCAACAAGGAAAAAGTTGCAGCTCAAGAAGCTGAAACCGGTATCATGGATTTTCTTGCGAAAAGAACTTCTGTCAAG GCAATATTTGTTGGACACAACCATGGATTGGATTGGTGCTGCCCATACAAGAAACTATGGCTATGCTATGCTAGGCACACTGGCTATGGTGGCTATGGCGATTGGCCTAGAGGAGCTAGAATTTTAGAGATCACTCACAAACCCTTTTCTCTCCGATCATGGATAAGGATGGAGGATGGCAATGTCCACAGTGAAGTTGTCTTGAGCTGA
- the LOC123902652 gene encoding probable inactive purple acid phosphatase 16 isoform X1, whose product MVGSTWKTTLLRPLLFLSLLSSIIGKSSSSSNHHHQTTIRFKMAPPDAAAERQITMRREGAAFKVALFSDLHFGEDAWTNWGPLQDIHSLKVMNTVLDYENPDFVIYLGDVITANNIMIENASLYWDQATSPARNRGIPWASVFGNHDDASFEWPLDWFSAPGIPPIHCTQTSSISYSEEEECSFRGTGRLELMKNEIKHNASFSSYGPRRLWPSVSNYVLQVSSPDEPQSPVAFLYFLDSGGGSYPEVISSGQTEWFQKKAQEINADSRVPEIIFWHIPSKAYKAAAPKFSIRKPCVGSINKEKVAAQEAETGIMDFLAKRTSVKAIFVGHNHGLDWCCPYKKLWLCYARHTGYGGYGDWPRGARILEITHKPFSLRSWIRMEDGNVHSEVVLS is encoded by the exons ATGGTTGGAAGCACATGGAAGACGACGCTTTTACGACCCTTGTTGTTTCTCTCTCTGTTATCCTCCATCATAGGAAAATCCTCTTCATCATCCAATCATCACCACCAAACAACCATACGATTCAAAATGGCTCCACCTGATGCTGCTGCGGAGAGGCAGATTACGATGCGAAGAGAAGGTGCAGCTTTTAAGGTTGCACTCTTTTCTGATCTTCATTTTGGGGAGGATGCGTGGACGAATTGGGGACCACTTCAAGATATACACTCTCTCAAGGTCATGAATACTGTGCTTGATTATGAAAATCCAG ATTTTGTAATTTATCTTGGTGATGTCATTACTGCTAACAATATTATGATTGAAAATGCAAGTTTGTATTGGGATCAAGCAACCTCTCCAGCAAGAAATAGGGGCATACCTTGGGCTAGTGTATTTGGAAATCATGATGATGCTTCATTTGAGTGGCCATTGGACTGGTTCTCTGCTCCTGGAATTCCTCCAATTCACTGTACTCAAACCAGTAGTATTTCATATTCAG aagaagaagaatgcaGCTTCAGAGGAACAGGAAGATTGGAGTTGATGAAAAATGAGATCAAGCACAATGCATCATTTTCTAGCTACGGTCCAAGAAGACTTTGGCCTAGTGTATCAAATTATGTCCTTCAAGTTTCGTCGCCAGATGAGCCGCAATCACCGGTGGCTTTCCTCTACTTCCTAGATTCCGGTGGTGGTTCCTATCCAGAAGTCATATCTAGTGGCCAaacagaatggtttcagaagaaAGCTCAAGAAATTAATGCCGACTCCAG GGTTCCTGAGATAATTTTCTGGCATATACCAAGTAAGGCCTATAAGGCGGCGGCTCCCAAGTTCAGCATACGAAAGCCTTGTGTTGGTTCAATCAACAAGGAAAAAGTTGCAGCTCAAGAAGCTGAAACCGGTATCATGGATTTTCTTGCGAAAAGAACTTCTGTCAAG GCAATATTTGTTGGACACAACCATGGATTGGATTGGTGCTGCCCATACAAGAAACTATGGCTATGCTATGCTAGGCACACTGGCTATGGTGGCTATGGCGATTGGCCTAGAGGAGCTAGAATTTTAGAGATCACTCACAAACCCTTTTCTCTCCGATCATGGATAAGGATGGAGGATGGCAATGTCCACAGTGAAGTTGTCTTGAGCTGA